The following are encoded together in the Phenylobacterium sp. NIBR 498073 genome:
- the rpsK gene encoding 30S ribosomal protein S11 yields the protein MAKEPARVKRRERKNITSGVAHVNASFNNTMITITDAQGNTISWSSAGMMGFKGSRKSTPYAAQMAAEDAGRKAAEHGVKTLEVNVSGPGSGRESALRALQAVGMTITTIRDVTPIPHNGCRPPKRRRV from the coding sequence ATGGCCAAGGAACCGGCGCGCGTCAAACGTCGCGAACGCAAGAACATCACCTCGGGCGTGGCGCACGTGAACGCCTCGTTCAACAACACCATGATCACCATCACGGACGCGCAGGGGAACACCATCTCCTGGTCGTCGGCCGGCATGATGGGGTTCAAGGGTTCCCGGAAGTCGACCCCGTACGCCGCGCAGATGGCGGCCGAGGACGCTGGCCGCAAGGCCGCCGAGCACGGCGTGAAGACCCTCGAAGTGAACGTCTCCGGTCCGGGTTCCGGCCGTGAGTCGGCGCTGCGCGCGCTTCAGGCGGTCGGCATGACGATCACCACCATCCGCGACGTGACCCCCATTCCGCATAACGGCTGCCGGCCGCCCAAGCGCCGGCGGGTCTAA